One region of Streptomyces subrutilus genomic DNA includes:
- a CDS encoding GNAT family N-acetyltransferase, giving the protein MNGPSWPVVLTDGDVTLRPIKLRDQKAWREVNRRNREWLRPWEATIPPPAPWGPVIQRPTYRQMVRHLRAEANAGRMLPFVIEYQGRLVGQLTVAGITWGSMCAGHIGYWVDREVAGRGVMPTAVALAVDHCFRKVGLHRIEVCIRPENGPSRRVVEKLGLREEGLRPRYLHIDGAWRDHLVYAVTAEEVPEGLLRRWHRARHAQAPPK; this is encoded by the coding sequence CTGAACGGCCCCTCCTGGCCGGTCGTCCTGACGGACGGCGATGTCACGCTCCGGCCGATAAAGCTGCGGGACCAGAAGGCGTGGCGCGAGGTCAACCGGCGCAACCGCGAGTGGCTCCGGCCGTGGGAGGCCACGATCCCGCCGCCCGCGCCGTGGGGGCCGGTGATCCAGCGGCCGACGTACCGCCAGATGGTCCGCCACCTGCGGGCCGAGGCGAACGCGGGCCGCATGCTGCCGTTCGTCATCGAGTACCAGGGCCGGCTCGTCGGCCAGCTGACGGTTGCCGGGATCACCTGGGGCTCGATGTGCGCGGGCCACATCGGCTACTGGGTGGACCGCGAGGTCGCGGGCCGCGGGGTCATGCCGACGGCGGTCGCCCTCGCGGTGGACCACTGCTTCCGGAAGGTCGGCCTGCACCGGATCGAGGTGTGCATCCGCCCCGAGAACGGGCCGAGCCGCCGGGTGGTGGAGAAGCTGGGCCTGCGCGAGGAGGGGCTGCGGCCGCGTTACCTGCACATCGACGGCGCGTGGCGCGACCACCTCGTCTACGCGGTCACGGCGGAGGAGGTGCCGGAGGGGCTGCTGCGGCGCTGGCACCGGGCACGGCACGCACAGGCCCCGCCGAAATGA
- a CDS encoding MerR family transcriptional regulator: MVDREAGTTVREYRTEELAEAAGIPVRTLRFYRERKLLPPPRREGRIAWYDDHHLARLRTIAALLERGHTLGGIAELTAAFENGRDVGQLGELLGIGWSEETPVRLTPEALADYFEGEVTPENLAASLDLGYLATDGDEIVHVSRRLLDVSSALVREGVPLAAVLETGRRVREHADAMAALFTELISAHLPQDALPRLRPLAKSVVEAELTMAMDRLLASGSGPGSASGHTPSS, from the coding sequence GTGGTGGACAGGGAAGCGGGGACGACAGTGCGCGAATACCGTACGGAGGAGCTGGCCGAGGCGGCCGGCATACCGGTCCGCACCCTGCGCTTCTACCGCGAGCGCAAGCTGCTCCCGCCACCGCGCCGCGAGGGCCGCATCGCCTGGTACGACGACCACCACCTGGCCCGGCTGCGCACCATCGCCGCCCTGCTCGAACGCGGCCACACCCTCGGCGGCATCGCGGAGCTGACCGCCGCCTTCGAGAACGGCCGCGACGTCGGCCAGCTCGGCGAACTGCTCGGCATCGGCTGGTCGGAGGAGACACCGGTCCGGCTGACCCCCGAGGCGCTGGCCGACTACTTCGAGGGCGAGGTCACCCCCGAGAACCTGGCCGCCTCCCTGGACCTCGGCTACCTCGCCACCGACGGCGACGAGATCGTGCACGTCAGCCGCCGCCTGCTGGACGTCTCCTCGGCCCTGGTGCGCGAGGGCGTACCGCTGGCGGCCGTCCTGGAGACGGGCCGCCGCGTCCGCGAGCACGCGGACGCGATGGCCGCCCTGTTCACCGAGCTCATCTCCGCGCACCTCCCGCAGGACGCCCTCCCGCGGCTGCGCCCGCTGGCCAAGAGCGTGGTCGAGGCCGAACTCACGATGGCGATGGACCGCCTGCTGGCATCGGGGAGCGGGCCCGGGTCCGCGTCCGGTCACACCCCCAGCTCGTAG
- a CDS encoding CoA transferase, whose translation MTITSEPDRATAQAWAALGGAPELAGRVRYRGAPGLGQGPLPVRELARATVGVCGLAAAELAAVRAGGGAGDAAPPVVDEGAVATAFVSERQLRVRGREPVNFAPLSGFWRAADGWLRTHANYPHHEAALVRALRLPSATPEAVRAAVAGLAAVEVQERVYREGGLAVAVAREYGDPRPLVEAVRVPGAPGRTWGPAPAGLPAAGVRVLDLTRVIAGPVATRTLGLLGADVLRIDRPGSAEAADTYADTGFGKRSALLDLAAAPDRAVFEGLLAEADVVVSGYRPGALERYGLGAAELLERRPGLVVAELCAWGWEGPWAGRRGFDSLVQAGYGIAARYAGPDGTPGVLPAQALDHGTGYLVAAGVLRALAEGGGRGLRFSLAGTASWLVREVPAAGPAAPGYAAQPWLRASDSGYGRLRHAASPFGEWPSGPSRWGTDRAAWLPR comes from the coding sequence ATGACGATCACGAGTGAGCCGGACCGCGCGACCGCCCAGGCGTGGGCCGCGCTCGGCGGGGCGCCGGAGCTCGCCGGGCGGGTGCGGTACCGCGGGGCGCCGGGGCTGGGTCAGGGGCCGCTGCCCGTGCGGGAGCTGGCGCGGGCCACGGTCGGGGTGTGTGGGCTGGCCGCGGCGGAGCTGGCCGCCGTACGGGCCGGAGGCGGGGCCGGCGACGCGGCTCCGCCCGTCGTGGACGAGGGGGCCGTGGCCACGGCCTTCGTCAGCGAGCGGCAGTTGCGCGTGCGGGGGCGGGAGCCGGTGAACTTCGCGCCGCTGTCCGGCTTCTGGCGGGCGGCCGACGGCTGGCTGCGCACCCACGCCAACTATCCGCACCACGAGGCGGCGCTGGTACGGGCCCTGCGGCTGCCGTCCGCGACGCCGGAGGCGGTACGGGCCGCGGTGGCGGGCCTGGCGGCCGTCGAGGTGCAAGAGCGCGTGTACCGGGAGGGCGGACTCGCCGTCGCGGTGGCGCGGGAGTACGGGGACCCGCGGCCGCTGGTCGAGGCCGTACGAGTGCCAGGGGCACCGGGCCGGACGTGGGGGCCGGCGCCCGCGGGGCTGCCCGCGGCCGGGGTGCGGGTGCTGGACTTGACCCGGGTGATCGCGGGGCCGGTCGCCACGCGCACGCTCGGGCTGCTGGGCGCGGACGTGCTGCGGATCGACCGTCCGGGGTCGGCGGAAGCGGCCGACACCTACGCGGACACCGGCTTCGGCAAGCGGTCGGCGCTGCTGGACCTCGCGGCCGCGCCGGACCGGGCGGTGTTCGAGGGGCTGCTCGCCGAGGCGGACGTGGTGGTGAGCGGGTACCGTCCGGGCGCCCTGGAACGGTACGGGCTCGGGGCCGCGGAGTTGCTGGAGCGGCGGCCGGGGCTGGTGGTGGCCGAGCTGTGCGCGTGGGGCTGGGAGGGGCCGTGGGCCGGGCGGCGGGGGTTCGACTCGCTCGTACAGGCCGGGTACGGGATCGCCGCGCGGTACGCCGGTCCGGACGGCACGCCGGGGGTGCTGCCGGCGCAGGCGCTGGACCACGGCACGGGGTACCTGGTGGCGGCCGGCGTCCTGCGGGCACTGGCGGAAGGCGGCGGGCGGGGGCTGCGGTTCTCCTTGGCCGGAACGGCGTCCTGGCTGGTCCGGGAGGTCCCGGCGGCCGGGCCCGCTGCCCCGGGGTACGCGGCGCAGCCGTGGCTGCGCGCATCGGACTCCGGGTACGGGCGGCTGCGGCACGCCGCCAGTCCCTTCGGCGAGTGGCCGTCGGGGCCGTCCCGCTGGGGCACGGACCGGGCCGCCTGGCTCCCGCGGTAG
- a CDS encoding MogA/MoaB family molybdenum cofactor biosynthesis protein has translation MEAPPAGVVPVPASPGRALVVTASNRASQGVYADKGGPLLAAALEKLGFSVDGPRVVPDGDPVEQALREGVAAGFDVILTTGGTGISPTDRTPDATARVLDYEIPGIPQAIRAEGLAKVPTAALSRGLAGVAGRTLIVNLPGSTGGVRDGLAVLSRILPHAVDQIRGGDHPRPADPTGSAS, from the coding sequence CTGGAGGCGCCGCCCGCCGGGGTGGTGCCCGTACCCGCTTCCCCGGGCAGGGCCCTGGTGGTCACGGCCTCGAACCGGGCCTCGCAGGGCGTGTACGCCGACAAGGGCGGCCCGCTGCTGGCCGCGGCGCTGGAGAAGCTCGGCTTCTCGGTGGACGGCCCCCGGGTCGTCCCCGACGGCGATCCGGTCGAGCAGGCGCTGCGCGAGGGCGTGGCCGCCGGCTTCGACGTCATCCTGACCACCGGCGGGACCGGCATCTCGCCGACCGACCGCACCCCGGACGCCACCGCGCGGGTGCTGGACTACGAGATCCCGGGCATCCCGCAGGCCATCCGCGCCGAGGGCCTGGCGAAGGTGCCGACCGCGGCCCTGTCGCGTGGTCTCGCGGGCGTGGCCGGACGCACCCTGATCGTCAACTTGCCCGGTTCGACGGGCGGGGTGCGCGACGGCCTCGCGGTCCTGTCCCGCATCCTGCCGCACGCCGTGGACCAGATCCGCGGCGGCGACCATCCCAGACCGGCGGATCCCACCGGGAGCGCGAGCTGA
- a CDS encoding GNAT family N-acetyltransferase has protein sequence MSHGIQLQPVPYDHPDAVKLSDQVQLEYQARYGDDEGDATFLDPAMFVPPQGLYLLAYDALGAPVASGGWRSQDENEEGYADGDAELKRMFVIPEARGLGLARRILAALEDDARAAGRTRMVLETGDQQPEAIALYLSSGYAMSAASAKFGHYRFHDSSRCMTKPLHAAS, from the coding sequence ATGTCTCACGGGATCCAGCTCCAGCCAGTGCCCTACGACCACCCGGACGCGGTCAAGCTCAGCGACCAGGTCCAGCTGGAGTACCAGGCGCGCTACGGCGATGACGAAGGCGACGCCACCTTCCTCGACCCGGCCATGTTCGTCCCGCCCCAGGGCCTCTACCTGCTGGCGTACGACGCCCTGGGCGCGCCGGTCGCCAGCGGCGGGTGGCGCAGCCAGGACGAGAACGAGGAGGGCTACGCGGACGGCGACGCCGAGCTGAAGCGCATGTTCGTCATACCGGAGGCCCGCGGCCTGGGCCTGGCCCGCCGGATCCTGGCCGCCCTGGAGGACGACGCCCGTGCGGCGGGCCGCACGCGGATGGTCCTGGAGACGGGCGACCAGCAGCCGGAGGCGATCGCCCTCTACCTGTCCTCGGGCTACGCCATGTCCGCCGCGTCCGCCAAGTTCGGCCACTACCGCTTCCACGACTCCAGCCGCTGCATGACGAAGCCGCTGCACGCCGCCTCCTGA
- the sepX gene encoding divisome protein SepX/GlpR, with protein sequence MSSSGLIYAVIVGAWAAYLVPMWLRRQDELNEARPTERFSTAIRLLSGRAGMERRYAKGLRERGDEQAEPQPRADPDAATETVNSVDAAARAVVVPPTRAEPRPAAAEREQRAERARREQRLQVLARRRRTTALLFLVFTFGAVVAAVGGLRFLWAPAVPALLLSAYIVHLRVQERRRYEFTMDRRRAEAAARQLRESRQRRGHPEDTPGAAADPDPAPPVSPQEAGRRALVEQTDHAEWVDQQRERERGPARGDSWEPVPVPLPTYVTAPVAPRATGPAAPDGWSATRSSTAEPTEPRLRAQPAVPAPKTEAKPPSTPRPRGRERGRTPLFDQYEGEDRPRAANE encoded by the coding sequence GTGAGCAGCAGCGGCCTCATCTACGCAGTCATTGTCGGGGCCTGGGCCGCCTACTTGGTGCCCATGTGGCTCCGGAGGCAGGACGAGCTGAACGAAGCCCGTCCGACGGAACGCTTCTCCACTGCCATTCGGCTGCTTTCCGGCCGGGCGGGAATGGAGCGCCGTTACGCCAAGGGACTGCGTGAGCGCGGTGACGAGCAGGCGGAGCCCCAGCCCCGCGCGGACCCGGACGCCGCGACGGAAACGGTGAATTCCGTGGACGCCGCCGCCCGGGCCGTCGTCGTGCCCCCGACCAGGGCGGAGCCGAGACCGGCCGCCGCCGAACGCGAGCAGCGCGCGGAGCGGGCCCGGCGCGAGCAGCGCCTCCAGGTCCTCGCGCGCCGCCGGCGCACCACCGCGCTCCTCTTCCTCGTCTTCACCTTCGGCGCGGTCGTCGCGGCGGTCGGCGGGCTGCGCTTCCTGTGGGCCCCGGCCGTGCCGGCCCTCCTGCTGAGCGCGTACATCGTGCACCTGCGGGTCCAGGAGCGCCGGCGCTACGAGTTCACGATGGACCGGCGGCGCGCCGAGGCCGCCGCCCGGCAGCTGCGGGAGAGCCGCCAGCGCCGCGGCCACCCCGAGGACACCCCCGGCGCGGCCGCCGACCCGGACCCCGCGCCACCGGTCTCCCCGCAGGAGGCCGGACGGCGCGCCCTGGTCGAGCAGACCGACCACGCCGAGTGGGTGGACCAGCAGCGCGAGCGCGAACGCGGCCCCGCCCGCGGTGACAGCTGGGAGCCCGTACCGGTCCCGCTGCCCACGTACGTGACGGCCCCGGTCGCCCCGCGCGCCACCGGCCCGGCGGCCCCGGACGGCTGGAGCGCGACCCGCTCCAGCACGGCCGAGCCGACGGAGCCCCGCCTGCGCGCCCAGCCCGCGGTCCCGGCCCCCAAGACGGAGGCGAAGCCCCCGAGCACGCCGCGCCCGCGCGGCCGCGAGCGGGGCCGCACCCCGCTGTTCGACCAGTACGAGGGCGAGGACCGCCCGCGCGCCGCGAACGAGTGA
- the moaC gene encoding cyclic pyranopterin monophosphate synthase MoaC: protein MSTESRLSHIDEAGAARMVDVSEKDVTTRTARASGRVLVSPRVIELLRGEGVPKGDALATARIAGIMGAKKTPDLIPLCHPLAVSGVKVDLSVADDAVEILATVKTTDRTGVEMEALTAVAVAGLTVIDMVKAVDKGAVITDVRVEEKTGGKSGDWARS from the coding sequence ATGAGTACCGAGAGCAGGCTCAGCCACATCGACGAGGCCGGCGCGGCCCGGATGGTCGACGTCTCGGAGAAGGACGTCACCACCCGGACGGCCCGCGCCAGCGGGCGGGTACTCGTCTCCCCCCGGGTGATCGAGCTGCTGCGCGGCGAGGGCGTCCCCAAGGGCGATGCCCTCGCCACCGCGCGCATCGCCGGGATCATGGGGGCGAAGAAGACCCCCGACCTGATCCCGCTGTGCCACCCGCTGGCCGTCTCGGGTGTGAAGGTCGACCTGTCGGTCGCCGACGACGCCGTGGAGATCCTCGCCACCGTGAAGACGACCGACCGTACGGGCGTCGAGATGGAGGCCCTGACGGCGGTCGCCGTCGCCGGGCTCACCGTGATCGACATGGTGAAGGCCGTGGACAAGGGCGCGGTCATCACGGACGTGCGGGTGGAGGAGAAGACCGGCGGCAAGTCCGGCGACTGGGCGCGCTCGTGA
- a CDS encoding PucR family transcriptional regulator, translated as MGRAVIWASSYAHQLSGLKSVDEGCIILMLPGTDPGPAARAVSEELSSALNHPVTVGTAGPVAQLSAISRTYQEARCCLDALTALGGTGGTASPRDLGFLGLLLSDNPNTGDFVNSTIGPVLDYDAQQRTELARTLEAYFASVGSPTRAAESLHVHPNTVSRRLERITELLGSHWLEPRQALEIQLALQMQRTRLALMRGRRDQAGRATS; from the coding sequence CTGGGCAGAGCGGTCATCTGGGCCTCCTCGTACGCGCACCAGCTCTCCGGGCTCAAGAGCGTCGACGAGGGCTGCATCATCCTGATGCTCCCCGGAACCGACCCGGGACCCGCGGCGCGGGCCGTATCGGAGGAACTCTCCTCGGCCCTCAACCACCCGGTGACCGTGGGCACGGCCGGGCCGGTCGCACAACTGTCGGCCATCAGCCGCACCTACCAGGAGGCCCGCTGCTGCCTGGACGCCCTGACGGCACTGGGCGGCACCGGCGGCACCGCTTCACCACGTGATCTGGGCTTCCTGGGCCTCCTGCTCTCCGACAACCCCAACACCGGTGACTTCGTCAACAGCACCATCGGCCCCGTGCTGGACTACGACGCCCAGCAGCGCACCGAGCTGGCCCGCACCCTGGAGGCGTACTTCGCCTCCGTCGGCAGCCCCACGCGTGCCGCGGAAAGCCTGCACGTCCATCCCAACACCGTCTCCCGGCGGTTGGAGCGCATCACCGAACTGCTGGGGTCCCACTGGCTGGAGCCCCGGCAGGCCCTGGAAATCCAGCTGGCCCTCCAGATGCAGCGCACCCGACTGGCGCTGATGCGGGGACGCCGCGATCAGGCGGGCCGCGCCACCAGTTGA
- a CDS encoding exodeoxyribonuclease III codes for MLIVTSVNVNGIRAAAKKGFGAWLEGSDADVVCLQEVRAEEAQIPEEVRRPEGWHTVFAPAAVKGRAGVALYTRRAPEQVRVGFGSDEFDASGRYLEVDLPGVTVASLYLPSGEAGTAKQDEKYRFMAEFHPYLQALKARAAADGREVVVCGDWNICHREADLKNWKTNRKNAGFLPEEREWLGTVYEEAGYVDVVRELHPDTEGPYSWWSYRGRAFDNDAGWRIDLQVATPGLAARAVKAFVERAETHPERWSDHAPVTVVYELGV; via the coding sequence ATGCTCATCGTGACCTCCGTGAATGTGAATGGGATCCGCGCCGCCGCCAAGAAGGGCTTCGGGGCGTGGCTCGAGGGATCCGACGCCGACGTGGTCTGCCTCCAGGAGGTACGGGCCGAGGAGGCGCAGATTCCGGAGGAGGTGCGCCGTCCCGAGGGCTGGCACACCGTGTTCGCGCCGGCGGCCGTCAAGGGGCGGGCCGGGGTCGCGCTCTACACGCGGCGGGCGCCCGAGCAGGTGCGGGTGGGGTTCGGGAGCGACGAGTTCGACGCCTCCGGGCGGTACCTCGAGGTCGACCTGCCCGGTGTGACGGTCGCCAGCCTCTACCTGCCCTCCGGTGAGGCCGGGACGGCGAAGCAGGACGAGAAGTACCGCTTCATGGCGGAGTTCCACCCCTACCTCCAGGCACTGAAGGCGCGGGCCGCCGCGGACGGCCGCGAGGTCGTGGTCTGCGGGGACTGGAACATCTGCCACCGGGAGGCGGACCTCAAGAACTGGAAGACGAACCGGAAGAACGCCGGCTTCCTGCCCGAGGAGCGCGAGTGGCTCGGGACGGTGTACGAGGAGGCCGGGTACGTGGACGTGGTGCGCGAGCTGCACCCGGACACCGAGGGCCCGTACTCCTGGTGGTCCTACCGCGGGCGGGCCTTCGACAACGACGCCGGCTGGCGGATCGACCTCCAGGTCGCCACTCCGGGCCTGGCGGCCAGGGCCGTGAAGGCGTTCGTGGAGCGGGCCGAGACGCACCCGGAGCGGTGGTCCGACCACGCGCCGGTGACGGTCGTCTACGAGCTGGGGGTGTGA
- a CDS encoding flavin-containing monooxygenase has translation MGGLVGGDSTEREHVRVAVIGSGFGGLGAAVRLRREGITDFVVLERADSVGGTWRDNSYPGCACDVPSHLYSFSFAPNPDWPRTFSGQPAIRAYLEHVADTFGLRRHIRLGHEVLMMRWDADELRWEIETSAGTLTADVVVSATGPLSDPKTPEVPGLAGFPGKVFHSARWDHDYDLAGKRVAVIGTGASAIQIVPAIAPDVERLTLFQRTPPWVMPRTDRAITAVERWLHRQLPFTRAARRGLLWGIRELQVSAFTKRPNQLGLIESLAKANMARSIKDPALRAKLTPSYRIGCKRILLSSEYYPALARPDVDLVASGLKEIRGSVLVAADGTKAEVDAIVFGTGFHVTDMPIADRVVGAEGRTLAEEWKDGMQSLRGATAAGFPNWMTIIGPNTGLGNSSMILMIESQLNYMADYLRQLGMLGGRVALAARPSAVNTWNRQVQARMERTVWNTGGCTSWYLDAQGRNTTVWPGTTGEFRRETRSVDLAEYEVVRVRERERVPAGAAPLPGALPPDPRASNADAAGSGSDAGGAEAAGAA, from the coding sequence ATGGGCGGCTTGGTCGGCGGCGACAGCACGGAACGCGAGCACGTACGCGTGGCGGTGATCGGGTCCGGATTCGGCGGGCTCGGCGCGGCCGTGCGGCTGCGGCGCGAGGGGATCACGGACTTCGTCGTGCTGGAGCGCGCGGACTCGGTCGGCGGCACCTGGCGCGACAACAGCTATCCGGGGTGCGCGTGCGACGTCCCCTCGCACCTGTACTCCTTCTCCTTCGCGCCCAACCCGGACTGGCCGCGGACCTTCTCCGGCCAGCCGGCCATCCGCGCGTACCTGGAGCACGTCGCCGACACCTTCGGACTGCGCCGGCACATCCGGCTCGGCCACGAGGTCCTGATGATGCGCTGGGACGCGGACGAGCTGCGCTGGGAGATCGAGACCTCGGCCGGGACGCTCACCGCCGACGTCGTCGTCTCGGCGACCGGGCCGCTGTCCGACCCCAAGACGCCGGAGGTCCCGGGGCTGGCCGGGTTCCCCGGCAAGGTCTTCCACTCCGCGCGCTGGGACCACGACTACGACCTCGCCGGCAAGCGCGTCGCCGTGATCGGTACGGGTGCCTCCGCCATCCAGATCGTGCCCGCCATCGCGCCCGACGTGGAGCGGCTGACCCTCTTCCAGCGGACCCCGCCGTGGGTGATGCCGCGCACCGACCGGGCCATCACCGCCGTGGAGCGCTGGCTGCACCGCCAGCTCCCCTTCACCCGGGCGGCGCGCCGCGGGCTGCTGTGGGGCATCCGGGAACTGCAGGTCAGCGCCTTCACCAAGCGGCCGAACCAGCTCGGGCTCATCGAGTCGCTCGCCAAGGCCAACATGGCGCGCTCGATCAAGGACCCGGCGCTGCGCGCCAAGCTGACGCCCTCCTACCGGATCGGCTGCAAGCGCATCCTGCTGTCCAGCGAGTACTACCCGGCGCTGGCGCGGCCCGATGTGGACCTGGTCGCCTCCGGGCTCAAGGAGATCCGCGGCTCGGTCCTGGTCGCCGCCGACGGGACGAAGGCCGAGGTCGACGCGATCGTCTTCGGCACCGGCTTCCACGTCACGGACATGCCGATCGCCGACCGGGTGGTGGGCGCCGAGGGCAGGACCCTCGCGGAGGAGTGGAAGGACGGGATGCAGTCGCTGCGCGGGGCCACGGCGGCCGGCTTCCCCAACTGGATGACGATCATCGGCCCGAACACCGGGCTCGGGAACAGCTCGATGATCCTGATGATCGAGTCGCAGCTCAACTACATGGCCGACTACCTGCGTCAGCTGGGCATGCTGGGCGGACGGGTCGCGCTGGCCGCGCGGCCGTCGGCGGTGAACACGTGGAACCGGCAGGTCCAGGCCCGGATGGAGCGGACGGTGTGGAACACCGGCGGCTGCACCAGCTGGTACCTCGACGCGCAGGGGCGCAACACCACCGTCTGGCCCGGCACCACGGGTGAGTTCCGCCGCGAGACGCGGAGCGTCGATCTGGCGGAGTACGAGGTCGTACGGGTCCGCGAGCGCGAGCGGGTCCCGGCCGGGGCGGCGCCGCTGCCGGGGGCGCTGCCCCCGGACCCCCGCGCCTCGAACGCCGACGCGGCCGGGTCGGGCTCGGACGCCGGCGGGGCCGAAGCGGCGGGTGCCGCATGA
- a CDS encoding IS701 family transposase, with the protein MGMHLVWEEESSHRVPDSTLGELCAEIFAPLSRSDQRSKGEMYLRGLLSAGGRKSMRNIAACVGDRAAEQSLHHFISSSTWDWDPVRAALSRYLERSLRPRAWVAHPVIIPKAGRHSVGVGRRFVPSLGQVVNSQEVYGIWAANEETSGPVNWRLALSDDWRDGPRLGHPRLPESSLAETPLECVAGAASEAQAWAGGMRRPVVLDLPDSDPAAIARRFGAAGLPFVAGVRGPARVTPTASALSGHEIREMPAHQLLRMVRTLRRPVTWTDPVTMGTRTSTVAAVPVRLPGTHRNLLLLGEWSGPEGWPQQCWLTDLTDVPWGALLRLAKLAHRVATDFSEISLDVGMVDFEGRSFGGWHRHTTLASAAHAVHALATGYRPQLVARPA; encoded by the coding sequence ATGGGGATGCACCTGGTTTGGGAAGAAGAGAGCAGTCATCGGGTGCCGGACAGCACCCTGGGTGAACTGTGCGCGGAGATCTTCGCGCCGCTGTCGCGTAGCGATCAGCGCAGCAAGGGCGAGATGTACCTGCGCGGGTTGCTGTCAGCCGGCGGTCGCAAGTCCATGCGGAACATCGCGGCCTGCGTGGGCGACCGGGCGGCCGAGCAGAGCCTGCACCACTTCATCTCCTCCTCCACCTGGGACTGGGATCCGGTGCGCGCGGCGCTCTCCCGGTACCTGGAGCGGTCGCTGCGCCCCCGTGCCTGGGTGGCCCATCCGGTCATCATCCCCAAGGCGGGGCGTCACTCGGTGGGGGTCGGGCGCCGGTTCGTGCCCAGCCTCGGCCAAGTGGTCAACAGCCAGGAGGTGTACGGCATCTGGGCGGCCAATGAGGAGACGAGCGGCCCGGTCAACTGGCGGCTCGCGCTCTCCGACGACTGGCGGGACGGCCCCCGGCTCGGGCACCCGCGGCTGCCGGAGTCGAGCCTGGCCGAGACCCCGCTGGAGTGCGTGGCCGGAGCCGCGTCCGAAGCGCAGGCCTGGGCGGGCGGCATGCGGCGTCCGGTCGTCCTCGACCTCCCGGACAGTGACCCGGCGGCGATCGCGAGGCGCTTCGGCGCCGCCGGCCTGCCCTTCGTGGCGGGCGTCCGCGGCCCGGCGCGGGTCACTCCCACGGCCTCGGCCCTGTCGGGCCACGAAATCCGGGAGATGCCGGCGCACCAGCTCCTGAGGATGGTCCGTACGCTGCGGCGACCCGTGACCTGGACGGATCCGGTGACCATGGGAACCCGTACGAGCACGGTGGCCGCCGTCCCGGTGCGGCTGCCGGGCACCCACCGGAACCTGCTGCTGCTGGGCGAGTGGAGCGGCCCGGAGGGCTGGCCGCAGCAGTGCTGGCTCACCGATCTGACCGACGTGCCCTGGGGAGCGCTGCTGCGCCTGGCGAAGCTGGCACACCGCGTCGCCACCGACTTCTCGGAGATCTCCCTGGATGTGGGGATGGTGGATTTCGAGGGCAGGTCCTTCGGCGGCTGGCACCGGCACACGACGCTCGCCTCGGCCGCGCATGCCGTGCACGCCCTGGCCACCGGCTACCGGCCTCAACTGGTGGCGCGGCCCGCCTGA